TTATCTCGTTTATTTCTTGTTGTGTCGTCAACAATATCTGTTACCCCACCTCGATTGCGATCATTCATTTTGTCATTTGAGTAATAACCAATCGGTTGGGTATTGTCGTTGTAGTTTTTATCCATCGCTTCATTATTTGTATTACATGCTACCAAGCCTGTCGACATAATCGTTAAGGCAGTAACTAATTTTGCCGTTTTTCTCAAATTTATTACCCCCTCGATAGAAAATAAGCGAGAAAGACACGCTCGTTATTATCTTTTACGTAATTTGGGGGAATATTAATGTTAGTTCTTAGGAATTTAGAAAAGCGGAAGCACCCGTTTAACGACGAAGGGGCTTGAGCACTTCGTATGAGATAAAGGAAACACGAAAAGCCGCAGGCTTAGATGTTGACTTATCATAAGGAGGAGAGCGAAAACTTACGAGTCGTTGGGCGCTAGAGCTAGACAATAGAAAAGCGAAAGCACCCGTTTAACGACGACTGAATATGATCGTGGAATCATTTCCATTTCAACCACTTTGGGAGTCGAATTCCTGTAAATAAAAAGAGACTGATTAACAGCCTCTCTACCTTTTTTGATTATTTATCATCTTTCTCATCATCTTCTTCATTTCGATAGTCTGGAGTACCAAACATTGCACTAGGATTTGTTGCTGTACCGTCATTTGATAATTGTTGTTGTTGAGACATTCTTTCTGCTTGAGGAACCATTCCACCTGCTTCTGGAACCATACCTCCATATGGACCTTGACCTGGCATTCCACCATAACCGTATGGACCTGGACTTGGCATTCCTCCATATCCATATGGACCTTGACCTGGTATTCCTCCATATCCATATGGATCTTGACCTGGCATTCCACCATAACCATATGGATCTTGACCTGGCATTCCACCATAACCATATGGTCCTTGAGCAGGACCACCTCCGTAACCATATGGATCTTGACCTGGCATTCCACCATAACCATATGGGCCTTGAGCAGGACCTCCTCCGTAACCATATGGATCTTGACCTGGCATTCCACCATAACCATATGGGCCTTGAGCAGGACCTCCTCCATAACCATATGGGCTTCCTTGACCTGGCATCCCTCCAATTCCGTAAGGTCCTGGTGCTGGCATCATCGGTCTTGGGACACCAAAAGGCATTTGATAAGGCTGCCCGGGCATTGATTGACCTCCACAACCACAATCCTCTTGAAACATCGGCATAGTTGCATGCGCCATTTGATTGTTCATAGATGGAGCAGTCATATCAGGAGATTGTTCCTCATTTTCCTTATTACTCATTTCCTGTTCTGCAGCCATTGTTTGTGGATAGCAATCAAATCCACTACCTGGCATAACAGGAGATACAGGATAATAACAAGTTGGAGGAACCATTCCATATTGAGGAGCGTATGCACCTTGGGTTTGTGAAAATGGAATGTTCTCCATCTGTCCTTGACTATTATCATTATTACCCATATTTTCATCTTGCACTCCTGCAACTCCAGGTTGGTTATTCACCATATTAGAGTAAGGCTGATAAGCTGGAGACACTTGTGTAGATTGAAAATTATTTGGCATCATTTGAGGACTGTAGTAACCGTAATTAGGCGCGTACTGGCTCCCTTGAACTTGTGACATTTGCTGATTTTTTAAAGCATGCTCCTGAACTGGTGATGTTTGTGATTTCTTCCCTTTTTCTTCTGCAGTATCCATCATATTTGGCAAAACATTCGCTGGCTTAGGTGGTAACTTCGGTGATTGGGCTTGATTTTTTTGCTTTTCTTGAGGTGACATTGACATATTGAAAGTGTAATAATTATTGTTCACATCACTTTCTGGATAAAAAGGTTTTTGCGTTGGTTTGGTATTTGGAACATACGGAGCACTCTTCATATCATTCGATTTATTATTTGATTGTTGCTTTGGAGAAGCTTGTTGCTTTTGCACAGGTTGTTCTTTTTGGATAGGCTGTTCCTTTGTAATGGGAAATTCTTTTTTTATTTGAACCCCATTTGTCGGTATTTTTATTTTCATTCCGGGCATAATTAAGTCTGGGTTACTTAATTGCGAGTTCATCTTTTTTAGTTCTTCAAAATTGACACCATATTTTTGTGCAATTTTCCATAAAGAGTCGCCCTTTTGAACAATATGGATTTTCAATTTTCCCCCTCCTATAATAAAGCAATTAAGCTTATTCTCATAATTAAGAAAACTGTCATTATGACTCAACACAATATATGCATGGGCTCTTCTAGTTATTCGTAAAAGCTTTTATAGTAGGCAGGGATAAAACAAAAAGAAGTACGCATGATCCACGTACTTCTTACTTGTAAACTGTATTGAATTTTATACATTTTCAAGCATACGATTTAATGCTAAAACAGCTTGCTTTGTTACATCTTCAGGAACTTTAATTTGGTTAACAGGCTGTCCTTGCTCAATACTTTCTAATGCCCATGCTAAATGAGGTAGATCAATCCGATTCATGGTTAAACAAGGACACATAAATGGATTCAAGGACACAATTTCTTTATCAGGATGCTGATCAATGATCCGTTTAACTAAGTTCATTTCTGTCCCAATTGCCCACTTAGAACCAGATGGAGCTTGTGAAATCGCATCAATTATATACTTAGTTGATCCCGCATAGTCTGATATTGCAACCACTTCTCTTGGACATTCTGGATGAACAATAATATTCATATCAGGTTTTGTTTCACGAATATGTTCAACATTTTTTACCGTGAATTTTTCATGTACAGAGCAATGACCTTTCCACAAAATTACAACTACATCTTCATAGTTCCCGTCATACTCTAATTGGTTCGTAATTGGGTCCCATACGGCCATTTGATTTAACGGAACGCCTAAATCATAAGCAGTATTTCTTCCTAAATGTTGGTCTGGTAAAAACAAAATTCTTTCCTTTTGTTTAAACGCCCATTTCAGCATATTTTTTGCATTTGATGAAGTAACTGTTGCTCCACCATTTCTTCCAACAAACGCTTTTATGTCAGCAGTTGAGTTCACGTAGGTTAACGGTAGAATCGTATCTCCAAACATTTGTTGAAGCTTTTCCCACCCAATTTCTGTTTGATTAATATTAGCCATATCTGCCATAGAACAACCTGCTCTCATATCTGGCAATAAGACCTTTTGCTCTTTATCTGTTAACATATCAGCCGTTTCCGCCATAAAGTGAACACCACAAAATACAACCCACTCAGCTTCTTTATTTATTGCAGATGCTTGAGCTAATTGAAGTGAATCCCCTGTTGTATCAGCAAAATTAATCACTTCATCCTTTTGATAATGATGACCCGGAATATATAATTTTTTTCCTAATTTTTGTTTAATTTCAAGAACTCTCTGCTCTAATTCTTCATAACTTCTTTCCTTATAGCTATTTGGCATTGCTTCTTTTTTATCAAATTCAACCATATCTAAGATTTCCATGGAGCTCCCCCTCGTTTCCTATTTATTCACATTTAAGCTAATATCCAAAGATTTTGCAGAATGTGTCAACATCCCTAATGAAATGTAGTCAACACCGGTCTGACCATACTCTCGTAAATTTTCAAATGTAATACCACCTGAAGCTTCAGTTGTGATTGACTTTGGCGTCATTTCAACAAACCTTTCTACTTCTTCTGGCGTGCGATTATCAAACATAATAATATCAGCACCAGATTTTATAGCCTCTATTAATTGCGGTTCGGATTCTATTTCTACCTCAACCTTGACCATATGACCTAATTTTGACCTGACCAATTTAACAGATTCTTCTATCGAGCCACAAAAGGCAATATGGTTATCTTTAATC
This portion of the Bacillus carboniphilus genome encodes:
- the nadA gene encoding quinolinate synthase NadA — protein: MEILDMVEFDKKEAMPNSYKERSYEELEQRVLEIKQKLGKKLYIPGHHYQKDEVINFADTTGDSLQLAQASAINKEAEWVVFCGVHFMAETADMLTDKEQKVLLPDMRAGCSMADMANINQTEIGWEKLQQMFGDTILPLTYVNSTADIKAFVGRNGGATVTSSNAKNMLKWAFKQKERILFLPDQHLGRNTAYDLGVPLNQMAVWDPITNQLEYDGNYEDVVVILWKGHCSVHEKFTVKNVEHIRETKPDMNIIVHPECPREVVAISDYAGSTKYIIDAISQAPSGSKWAIGTEMNLVKRIIDQHPDKEIVSLNPFMCPCLTMNRIDLPHLAWALESIEQGQPVNQIKVPEDVTKQAVLALNRMLENV
- the safA gene encoding SafA/ExsA family spore coat assembly protein, yielding MKIHIVQKGDSLWKIAQKYGVNFEELKKMNSQLSNPDLIMPGMKIKIPTNGVQIKKEFPITKEQPIQKEQPVQKQQASPKQQSNNKSNDMKSAPYVPNTKPTQKPFYPESDVNNNYYTFNMSMSPQEKQKNQAQSPKLPPKPANVLPNMMDTAEEKGKKSQTSPVQEHALKNQQMSQVQGSQYAPNYGYYSPQMMPNNFQSTQVSPAYQPYSNMVNNQPGVAGVQDENMGNNDNSQGQMENIPFSQTQGAYAPQYGMVPPTCYYPVSPVMPGSGFDCYPQTMAAEQEMSNKENEEQSPDMTAPSMNNQMAHATMPMFQEDCGCGGQSMPGQPYQMPFGVPRPMMPAPGPYGIGGMPGQGSPYGYGGGPAQGPYGYGGMPGQDPYGYGGGPAQGPYGYGGMPGQDPYGYGGGPAQGPYGYGGMPGQDPYGYGGMPGQDPYGYGGIPGQGPYGYGGMPSPGPYGYGGMPGQGPYGGMVPEAGGMVPQAERMSQQQQLSNDGTATNPSAMFGTPDYRNEEDDEKDDK